The window AATCTTCTGGAAGCGCAGCACGTTTCTTTATTAATGTTGGAGAAAAAGATGGTTATGACTGGATGAAATTAAAAGATTTCTTGAAAGAAGTTTTAGATTTAGGTCGTGATGATGTCTTTAAAGTAGATGTTAAAGAAACATTCTCTTTCTTTAATACAGAAAAAGAACACCAAGAAAAAGTCTTAGCATTCTTTACAGATTACAAAGACAATGGACGTTTTGTTAATGTAGAAGTTACAGAAGACAGAGGCGGAAGTCGTGGTGGTGGTCGTGATAGAAACCGTGGTGGCGGTGGTGGAAGACGTCGTGAAGGTGGAAGTGGTGGCGGAAGACGTCGCGATGACAAACCAAGAGGAGAAAGACGTTCTTCTAGAAGAAGTGATGACAGTTCTGGAAGCAGAAGTGACAGACGTAGAAGTAATGAAGGTAACTCTGACAGCAATGGAGGACGTGGAGACAGAGATAAATCTGAATTTAAAACCTCTCACTCAAGACCAACAAGATCTAGACGTAGAGATTAATCTTATAAAATAGAGCAACAAAAACTTAAACCTTTTTGTTAATATTTAGTCAAATAACAAAGAAGACGCCATTTTTAGCGTTTTCTTTGTTATTTTTATATCAGAACTATTCTACATGAAGTATTATTTATTTATTTTTCTACTTGCTTTGAGCACCTCTGTCGGTTTGTCTCAAAACAAAGCAGAAAACACAACTGCTAAAAAAAGCACGGACTCTATAACTGCAAAATCAGAATCTACAGTTAAAGGTATTATTATCGATGCCACATCTAATCAACCTTTAGAAAATGTAAATATTGTTAACTTAAATCAAGTTATTGGTACTGCAACTAATGCTAAAGGTGAATTTGAATTACGTGCTAGAGCAAATGACACACTACACCTCTCCTATTTAGGTTTTAAGTCCATCAAAGTAAAGGTAACTAATGACTGGGTTGATAGAATAGAAAAATCTACAATTACACTTACAGAACTAGCTTTAGCTTTAGAAGAAGTTGTTGTTACTGGACTTCAATTAACGGGATATTTAGAAGTAGACATCAAACAAGTTAAAATTAATACCAATTACAGATATAGTATTTCTGGATTATCAAATGGTTATGAAGCAGGAAAAGGACAAGCAAGTGCCGTTACTAAAGTCTTAGGTTCCATATTTAACCCTTTAGACTTTTTATATAATACGTTTAGTAAAAAAGGCAAAGAGTTACGCAAATTAAAGCAAATGAAAGAGGATGATAACATTCGAAATACTCTAGCTGGTCGATTTGACCGAGAAGTATTAACCGCTTTACTTGGAGTCAATAAAGTTGATTTAGACGAAATTGTTAGCCAATGTAACTATTCTCTAGAATTTGTTAGTACAGCAAACGATCTTCAGATTTTGGATGCGATTAGCGAATGTTATGAAGAATACAAAGTATTAAACAGAGGTCGCAAAAAAAGAATTTAATAAATAGTCGATACCAATAAAAAAAACGCCAATTAAATAATTGGCGTTTTTTTTATTGGTATTTTAAAGCATACTTTTAATACAGCTATAATCACTAAATATCTGTCGTCGGCTTGTTGTAATAGCGTTCTATAATTTTATCATAACTTTTGATAGTCTGCTTACACCAATCGAATCTCTTTTCTAAAATTTCATTTTCACTAAGTTTCCAGTTGACTTCTGATTTTTTTAATTTAGAGGTCACATGTTGCAGTATTATTGCAGCACTTACTGATATATTTAAACTTTCAGTAAAACCAACCATTGGTATTTTTAAAAAGCTATCTGCTTGTTTTAATACCTCAGAGGACAAACCTTCTGTTTCTCTTCCAAAGAAAAAACAAGACTTTTTAGTCACATCAAAGTCATATAAATCACAATCATCAGTATGCGGTGTTGTCGCAACTATTTGATAACCTTTGTCCTTCATATCTTTGATACAATCATTTACAGAATGGTATCTATTTAAATCCACCCATTTTTGCGCACCCATCGCTATTTCTCGATCAATACTTTTACTATTAGTTTCTTCTACAATATTCAACTCTTGCAAACCAAAAACATCACAAGTTCTCATCACTGCACTTGTATTGTGTAGCTGATAGACATCTTCTGTTGCAACCGTAAAATGCTTAGTTCGTTGACTTAACACTTTTTTAAACCGTCCCAATCTATGATCTGTTAAAAATGTTT is drawn from Psychroserpens sp. NJDZ02 and contains these coding sequences:
- a CDS encoding carboxypeptidase-like regulatory domain-containing protein: MKYYLFIFLLALSTSVGLSQNKAENTTAKKSTDSITAKSESTVKGIIIDATSNQPLENVNIVNLNQVIGTATNAKGEFELRARANDTLHLSYLGFKSIKVKVTNDWVDRIEKSTITLTELALALEEVVVTGLQLTGYLEVDIKQVKINTNYRYSISGLSNGYEAGKGQASAVTKVLGSIFNPLDFLYNTFSKKGKELRKLKQMKEDDNIRNTLAGRFDREVLTALLGVNKVDLDEIVSQCNYSLEFVSTANDLQILDAISECYEEYKVLNRGRKKRI
- a CDS encoding TrmH family RNA methyltransferase, with amino-acid sequence MIDIQLLEHLETFLTDHRLGRFKKVLSQRTKHFTVATEDVYQLHNTSAVMRTCDVFGLQELNIVEETNSKSIDREIAMGAQKWVDLNRYHSVNDCIKDMKDKGYQIVATTPHTDDCDLYDFDVTKKSCFFFGRETEGLSSEVLKQADSFLKIPMVGFTESLNISVSAAIILQHVTSKLKKSEVNWKLSENEILEKRFDWCKQTIKSYDKIIERYYNKPTTDI